Proteins from a single region of Corylus avellana chromosome ca11, CavTom2PMs-1.0:
- the LOC132165272 gene encoding uncharacterized protein LOC132165272, with protein sequence MSVWKTLAYHRLPQQPLRLSVLKLDGSCFEVVVARTATIAELKEAVEEVFSRFPRDREINISWSHVWGHFCLCYKGQKLVDDKSSVRLFGIKDEDELRFVRHLTINDGQEQEERPVLKQPSANINSLCVEMAKTLTREGW encoded by the exons ATGAGCGTTTGGAAGACCTTAGCCTACCACAGGCTGCCTCAACAGCCCCTCCGCCTCTCCGTTCTCAAGTTGGATGGCTCCTGCTTTG AGGTGGTAGTTGCAAGGACGGCGACAATTGCAGAATTGAAAGAGGCCGTGGAGGAGGTTTTCAGTCGGTTTCCAAGGGATAGAGAGATTAATATTTCTTG GTCTCATGTATGGGGTCACTTTTGTTTATGCTACAAAGGCCAGAAGCTAGTTGATGACAAATCATCTGTCCGACTGTTTGGAATCAAGGATGAGGATGAG CTGCGTTTTGTCCGACATCTTACGATTAACGATGGCCAAGAACAAGAAGAGAGACCAGTACTAAAGCAACCAAGTGCAAATATCAACAGCTTGTGTGTTGAAATGGCTAAGACATTAACAAGAGAAGGCTGGTAG